The Flavobacterium jumunjinense genome includes a region encoding these proteins:
- a CDS encoding LTA synthase family protein, producing the protein MQNYLQSVKLFFKRFLIVLIIYQVCRGLFLFFNRNNFNDISLKSTLGGLHFDLSAIGYINLLFALFHFIPGNFKNKPRYQKVLKISFFIVNLVFILTNFVDFEYYKFTGRRSTYGMITASGMENEIGGLIFSFLAEFWHLPIIAIVLAVLFWKVIPNLKLSTEQSNNKLQILKQSGVFILLMGVVFLFGRGGFQKKPIKIVDAVNYGSINQSAFVLNTPFCILKTIGKKETLEIPNFYSEEELNAYFNPVFENNPKEDATKKNVAIIILESFGRENIQRGQTPFLDSLITKSLYFENGFANGKLSIDAVPSTLSSIPSLMNHSLITSSYSINEIYGLPKILKDNGYNTSFFHGAFNGSQNFDQYCKVAGFDNYFGKDEYDGPESFDGTWGVFDEDFFQFYCKKMGTFKEPFFTTIFSISSHNPYTIPEKHKGKFPKGLTKIDESVAYADYALRLFFESAKKQDWYNNTLFVLTSDHTSSEQIEDKFKTNVGKFRIPILFFNPGDKTFGGLSYRNMQQIDITPSIIDLLNIKTKMITFGKPYKSEKDFVVYYLDNIYHYIDGDYYMAFDGKKAIGLYNFKKDELLKTNLLQSEKEISTKMENFIKAYIQSFNTRLINNKLVL; encoded by the coding sequence ATGCAAAATTACCTACAAAGTGTAAAACTTTTTTTTAAACGTTTTCTTATTGTTTTAATTATTTATCAAGTTTGTCGAGGACTTTTTCTCTTCTTCAATCGAAATAATTTTAATGACATTAGTCTGAAAAGCACTTTAGGAGGTCTACATTTTGATTTATCTGCCATTGGTTATATTAATTTATTATTTGCTCTTTTTCATTTCATTCCTGGTAATTTTAAAAATAAACCAAGATATCAAAAGGTATTAAAAATTAGTTTTTTTATTGTAAACCTTGTTTTTATACTTACCAATTTTGTAGATTTTGAATATTATAAATTTACAGGAAGAAGAAGTACTTACGGAATGATTACTGCTAGCGGAATGGAGAATGAAATTGGTGGTTTAATTTTTTCGTTTTTAGCTGAATTTTGGCACTTACCGATAATCGCCATTGTATTAGCTGTTCTATTTTGGAAAGTGATACCTAATTTAAAGTTAAGTACTGAACAAAGTAATAATAAGCTCCAGATTTTAAAACAATCTGGAGTTTTCATCCTTCTAATGGGTGTTGTCTTTCTTTTCGGAAGAGGCGGATTTCAAAAGAAGCCTATAAAAATTGTTGATGCTGTAAATTATGGTTCAATTAATCAATCTGCTTTTGTATTAAACACTCCTTTTTGTATCTTAAAAACAATTGGTAAAAAGGAAACATTAGAAATACCTAATTTTTATTCTGAAGAAGAATTAAATGCTTATTTCAATCCTGTTTTTGAAAACAATCCCAAAGAAGATGCTACAAAAAAAAATGTAGCAATTATTATTCTTGAGAGTTTTGGAAGAGAAAATATTCAACGTGGTCAAACTCCTTTTTTAGATTCTTTAATTACGAAATCGTTATATTTTGAAAATGGTTTTGCCAATGGAAAACTATCTATAGATGCAGTTCCTTCAACACTTTCGAGTATTCCAAGTTTAATGAATCATTCACTCATTACGTCTAGTTACTCTATTAACGAGATCTACGGATTACCAAAAATACTTAAAGATAACGGCTACAACACTTCATTCTTTCATGGTGCTTTTAATGGAAGCCAAAATTTTGATCAATATTGTAAAGTTGCTGGCTTCGATAACTATTTTGGAAAAGATGAATATGATGGACCAGAATCTTTTGATGGTACATGGGGCGTATTTGATGAAGATTTTTTTCAATTTTATTGTAAAAAAATGGGAACGTTTAAAGAACCTTTTTTTACTACTATTTTTAGCATTTCCTCACATAATCCTTATACAATTCCTGAAAAACACAAAGGTAAATTCCCAAAAGGACTTACAAAAATTGATGAAAGTGTAGCATATGCAGATTATGCTTTAAGACTATTTTTCGAAAGTGCTAAAAAACAAGATTGGTATAATAATACTTTGTTTGTTTTAACTTCAGATCACACTTCTTCTGAACAAATTGAAGACAAATTCAAAACCAATGTTGGTAAGTTTAGAATTCCAATTTTGTTTTTTAATCCAGGTGATAAAACTTTTGGTGGTTTGAGCTATAGAAATATGCAACAAATTGACATTACTCCTTCTATCATTGATTTGTTAAATATAAAGACAAAAATGATTACTTTTGGAAAACCTTACAAATCTGAAAAGGATTTTGTAGTTTACTATTTAGATAATATTTATCATTATATTGATGGCGATTATTATATGGCTTTCGATGGAAAAAAAGCAATTGGATTATATAATTTTAAAAAAGATGAATTATTAAAAACCAATCTTTTACAATCTGAAAAAGAAATATCTACTAAAATGGAAAACTTTATTAAGGCTTATATACAATCGTTTAATACACGCTTAATAAATAATAAATTAGTTTTGTAG
- a CDS encoding 2,3,4,5-tetrahydropyridine-2,6-dicarboxylate N-succinyltransferase — MTHLQSTIEKAWENRALLQEESTQKTIREVIELLDAGRLRVAEPTENGWQVNEWVKKAVVMYFPIQKMETLEAGIFEYHDKMPLKRGYAEKGIRVVPNAVARHGAYISKGVILMPSYVNIGAYVDEGTMVDTWATVGSCAQIGKNVHLSGGVGIGGVLEPLQAAPVIIEDGAFIGSRCIVVEGVRVEKEAVLGANVVLTGSTKIIDVTGEEPVEYKGIVPARCVVIPGSYTKKFPAGDYQVPCALIIGKRKPSTDLKTSLNDALREYNVAV, encoded by the coding sequence ATGACACATTTACAATCTACAATAGAAAAAGCTTGGGAAAACAGAGCTTTGCTACAAGAAGAATCTACTCAAAAAACGATTAGAGAAGTTATTGAACTTTTAGACGCTGGAAGACTTAGAGTTGCAGAACCAACTGAAAACGGTTGGCAAGTTAATGAATGGGTAAAAAAAGCTGTAGTAATGTATTTCCCTATTCAAAAAATGGAAACATTAGAAGCTGGTATTTTTGAATATCATGATAAAATGCCTTTAAAAAGAGGTTATGCAGAAAAGGGAATTCGCGTTGTACCAAATGCAGTTGCTCGTCATGGTGCTTATATCTCTAAAGGTGTAATTTTAATGCCTAGTTATGTAAACATAGGTGCTTATGTTGATGAAGGAACAATGGTTGACACTTGGGCTACAGTAGGAAGCTGTGCACAAATTGGTAAAAACGTTCATTTGTCTGGTGGTGTTGGTATTGGTGGTGTTTTAGAACCGTTACAAGCAGCTCCAGTTATTATCGAAGATGGTGCATTCATTGGTTCTCGTTGTATTGTTGTTGAAGGAGTTCGCGTAGAAAAAGAAGCTGTTTTAGGAGCCAACGTTGTACTAACAGGTTCTACAAAAATCATTGACGTAACAGGTGAAGAACCAGTAGAATATAAAGGAATTGTTCCAGCACGTTGTGTAGTAATTCCAGGAAGTTATACCAAAAAATTCCCAGCAGGAGACTATCAAGTTCCATGTGCATTAATCATTGGAAAAAGAAAGCCTTCAACCGATTTAAAAACATCATTAAATGATGCTTTACGTGAATATAATGTAGCAGTTTAA
- a CDS encoding PAS domain-containing protein has protein sequence MNLDSQASNRPVLIDKEVSWDKTQIIMSKTNPRGIIEYANEVFVDVCGYEDYELMGQPHNIIRHPDMPKVIFKVLWEKLKSGENFHAIVKNLAKSGRYYWVITDFEIAKNENGEISNYFARRRAIPQEVITNHIEPLYKKLLQIESASGIEYSEKYLNGFLEEKSKTYVQYIMELIYEQEKINNKSTKVDEEKGFFSRFFGK, from the coding sequence ATGAATTTAGACAGTCAAGCTTCAAACAGACCAGTATTAATCGATAAGGAAGTTTCTTGGGACAAAACTCAAATAATCATGAGTAAAACCAATCCAAGAGGAATCATAGAATATGCAAATGAAGTTTTTGTAGATGTTTGTGGGTATGAAGATTATGAATTAATGGGGCAACCACATAATATTATTAGACATCCAGATATGCCAAAAGTTATTTTTAAAGTACTTTGGGAGAAACTTAAAAGCGGAGAAAACTTTCATGCTATAGTTAAAAATTTAGCGAAATCAGGGAGGTATTATTGGGTAATTACCGATTTTGAAATTGCAAAAAATGAAAATGGAGAAATATCGAATTATTTTGCAAGGAGAAGAGCAATACCACAAGAAGTAATAACAAATCATATAGAGCCTTTGTATAAAAAACTACTACAAATTGAATCAGCAAGCGGAATAGAATATAGTGAAAAGTATTTAAATGGCTTTTTAGAAGAAAAAAGTAAAACTTATGTTCAATATATTATGGAATTGATATATGAACAAGAAAAAATAAATAATAAATCGACCAAAGTGGATGAGGAAAAAGGATTTTTTAGCAGATTCTTTGGGAAATAA
- a CDS encoding malate:quinone oxidoreductase, translating into MEEPDVILIGAGIMSATLGILIKELDPNCKIEIYERMSEAASESSDAWNNAGTGHAAFCELNYTPEKEDGSIDISKALKISEAYEVSRQFWSYLVQKEIIKNPEDFIHSIPHVSFVWGDDNVRFLKKRHDALTEKSLFKRMLFSTDKDLLNNWIPLVVKNRDENIPVAATYMPIGTDVNFGSLTRLLFEYLKNQEGVSLYFQTEVEKLKKQDDGKWKVKVRDLATKKSRKIKSPFVFIGAGGGSLRLLEKAAIEEGDGFGGFPISGQWLRCMNPDIIKQHNAKVYGKAAVGSPPMSVPHIDTRMIDGKQELLFGPYAGFTTKFLKNGSYLDLIKSIQTDNIVPMLSAGVNNIPLTKYLIEQVMQSQGDRMEALKNYFPNAKAEDWVLETAGKRVQVIKKDKNGKGVLEFGTEVVNDDDGSLAVLLGASPGASTSVSIMIEVISRCFPNKYNSEEWQAKLKEMIPAFGETLNDNEALCTQIRTMTSKILKLVN; encoded by the coding sequence ATGGAAGAACCAGATGTTATTTTAATTGGAGCAGGAATAATGAGTGCAACATTAGGGATTTTAATCAAAGAGTTAGATCCAAATTGCAAAATTGAAATTTATGAGCGCATGTCTGAAGCTGCATCAGAAAGTAGCGATGCGTGGAATAATGCAGGAACAGGTCATGCTGCTTTCTGTGAATTGAATTATACGCCCGAAAAGGAAGATGGTTCAATAGATATTTCTAAAGCATTGAAGATTTCGGAAGCGTATGAAGTTTCAAGACAGTTTTGGAGTTATTTGGTACAAAAAGAAATTATTAAAAATCCAGAAGATTTCATTCACTCTATTCCTCATGTTAGTTTCGTTTGGGGAGATGATAATGTTCGTTTTTTAAAGAAAAGACATGATGCATTAACTGAAAAAAGTTTATTTAAAAGAATGCTTTTCAGTACAGACAAAGATTTGCTAAACAATTGGATTCCTTTGGTTGTTAAGAATAGAGATGAAAACATTCCAGTTGCGGCCACTTATATGCCTATTGGTACCGATGTGAATTTTGGTTCACTTACTCGTTTACTTTTCGAATATTTAAAAAACCAAGAAGGAGTTTCGTTATATTTTCAAACGGAAGTAGAGAAGTTAAAAAAACAAGATGACGGAAAGTGGAAAGTAAAAGTGAGAGATTTAGCTACAAAAAAATCTAGAAAAATAAAATCACCATTTGTTTTCATTGGAGCAGGAGGAGGATCATTACGATTACTAGAGAAAGCAGCAATTGAAGAAGGAGATGGTTTTGGAGGTTTTCCAATTAGCGGACAATGGTTGCGTTGTATGAATCCAGATATTATTAAACAGCACAATGCAAAAGTATATGGGAAAGCAGCTGTCGGTTCACCACCAATGTCTGTACCTCATATCGATACAAGAATGATAGATGGGAAACAAGAATTGCTTTTCGGACCGTATGCTGGTTTTACAACAAAATTCTTAAAAAATGGTTCGTATCTTGATTTAATAAAATCCATTCAAACCGATAATATTGTGCCAATGCTTTCAGCTGGAGTAAATAATATTCCATTGACAAAATATCTTATAGAACAAGTAATGCAATCGCAAGGAGATAGAATGGAAGCTTTAAAGAATTATTTTCCAAATGCAAAAGCAGAAGATTGGGTATTAGAAACTGCTGGAAAACGTGTTCAAGTTATTAAGAAAGATAAAAATGGTAAAGGAGTTTTAGAATTTGGAACAGAAGTAGTCAATGATGATGATGGTTCATTAGCCGTTTTATTGGGTGCTTCTCCTGGTGCATCAACATCGGTTTCAATTATGATTGAAGTGATTAGTAGATGTTTTCCAAATAAATACAATTCAGAAGAGTGGCAAGCAAAATTGAAAGAAATGATTCCTGCTTTTGGTGAAACATTAAATGATAATGAAGCGTTGTGTACCCAAATTAGAACCATGACTAGTAAAATATTGAAGTTGGTCAACTAA
- the ruvX gene encoding Holliday junction resolvase RuvX produces MPRILSIDYGLKRTGIAVTDEMQIIASGLTTIASDTLVVFLKEYFSKENVEKVIIGEPKQMDGTPSESAAIIEKFIKIFQKEFPEMKLDRVDERFTSKMAFQTMIDSGLKKNQRKNKALIDEIAATIMLQDYLQYKR; encoded by the coding sequence ATGCCCAGAATACTTTCCATTGATTATGGTTTAAAACGAACTGGAATTGCGGTTACCGATGAAATGCAAATCATTGCTTCGGGTTTGACCACAATTGCTTCTGATACTTTAGTTGTTTTCTTAAAAGAGTATTTTTCGAAAGAAAATGTAGAAAAAGTAATTATTGGAGAGCCCAAACAAATGGATGGAACTCCTTCTGAAAGTGCAGCAATCATTGAAAAATTCATAAAAATTTTCCAAAAAGAATTTCCTGAAATGAAATTGGATAGAGTAGACGAGCGTTTTACTTCAAAAATGGCATTTCAAACGATGATTGATAGTGGTTTGAAGAAAAACCAACGTAAAAATAAAGCTTTAATAGATGAAATTGCAGCAACCATTATGCTACAAGATTATTTGCAATATAAAAGATAG
- a CDS encoding RDD family protein: MKDNILGKSVVASLIDYFMIFILFLIISSVYLLFSNVLKFKIDHIEIIIIAILWFTFLVIPEFKFGKTLGKKIIGIKLISTENNKLLFRQVLIRRVFDIIDIFALGLVSIIMLSNNNQRFGDKFAKVFVVDKNFEFNAI, from the coding sequence ATGAAAGATAATATTTTAGGAAAAAGTGTAGTTGCTTCATTAATAGATTACTTTATGATTTTTATTTTATTTTTAATAATTTCATCTGTCTATTTATTATTCTCTAATGTTTTAAAATTTAAAATTGACCATATTGAAATCATTATCATAGCAATACTTTGGTTTACTTTTCTGGTAATTCCTGAATTTAAATTTGGAAAAACTTTAGGGAAAAAAATTATTGGAATAAAACTGATTTCTACTGAAAACAATAAATTATTATTTCGTCAAGTACTTATCAGGAGAGTTTTTGATATAATCGATATTTTTGCTTTAGGATTAGTTTCAATAATTATGTTATCAAATAATAACCAAAGATTTGGTGATAAGTTTGCTAAAGTATTCGTAGTAGATAAGAATTTCGAATTTAATGCTATTTAA
- a CDS encoding Lrp/AsnC family transcriptional regulator yields MKDQIDTKDQLILEILQNDSTISVKDIGEKIGLSFTPTYERIKNLERNGVIKKYVALVDRFKIGVEIVVYCNVTLKEQSKEALDEFERTITPIPQVLDVISLSGNYDYMLKIVAHDIRSYNDFVVDVISNIPNIGQYHSSIVMNECKKETAYPLKVK; encoded by the coding sequence ATGAAAGATCAGATAGACACCAAAGACCAATTAATATTAGAAATTCTTCAGAATGATTCCACCATTTCTGTTAAAGATATTGGTGAAAAAATCGGACTTTCGTTTACACCAACATACGAGCGAATCAAAAATTTAGAACGAAATGGTGTCATAAAAAAATATGTCGCTTTGGTGGACCGATTTAAAATTGGTGTTGAAATTGTAGTCTATTGTAATGTTACTTTAAAAGAACAATCAAAAGAAGCTTTAGACGAATTTGAGCGAACGATTACACCTATTCCACAAGTTTTAGATGTAATAAGTCTATCTGGAAATTACGATTATATGCTTAAAATTGTAGCCCACGACATTAGAAGTTATAATGATTTTGTAGTGGATGTGATTTCAAATATTCCAAATATTGGTCAATATCACAGTAGTATTGTAATGAATGAATGTAAAAAGGAAACAGCTTATCCTTTGAAGGTGAAGTAG
- the argH gene encoding argininosuccinate lyase, which yields MATKIWQKKESSNQEHASIVEQFTVGNDIIFDYKLAKYDVQGSLAHCEMLNSIGLLTNEEWLVIQKELKNIATEIENGNFEIEAGIEDVHSQVEHLLIQRIGDIGKKIHSGRSRNDQVLTDLKLYFKAEISAIVSLTETLFNTLIQLSNQHKDILLPGYTHLQIAMPSSFGLWFGAYAESLIDDLELFLAAHNIVNKNPLGSGAGYGTSFPLNRTLTTKLLGFKTLNVNAVYAQMTRGKSEKAIAMALATMAGTLSKFAFDMCLYLNQNFGFISFPDSLTTGSSIMPHKKNPDVFEIMRAKCNRIQAVPNELILVTNNLPSGYHRDVQLTKEILFPAIISLKECLEMFDFMLAHIQIKPEIVKDEKYKYMFSVENVNQQVLEGIAFRDAYKNIGLAIENNTFEPNYNVQHSHEGSIGNLRNDLIVENFKEVKSRFI from the coding sequence ATGGCAACTAAAATTTGGCAGAAAAAAGAAAGCTCCAATCAAGAACACGCTTCTATTGTAGAGCAATTTACAGTTGGTAACGATATTATTTTTGATTATAAATTAGCAAAATATGATGTCCAAGGTTCGTTAGCGCATTGTGAAATGTTAAATTCTATCGGTTTGTTAACCAATGAAGAGTGGTTGGTCATCCAAAAAGAATTAAAAAATATTGCTACAGAAATTGAAAACGGAAATTTCGAAATTGAAGCAGGAATTGAAGATGTACATTCTCAGGTAGAACACTTATTGATTCAGCGAATTGGTGACATTGGTAAAAAAATCCATAGTGGTCGTTCTAGAAACGATCAAGTTTTAACCGATTTAAAATTATATTTCAAAGCTGAAATTTCAGCAATTGTTTCCCTTACAGAAACACTTTTCAACACCTTAATACAACTAAGCAACCAACATAAAGACATCCTTTTGCCAGGATACACACACTTACAAATTGCGATGCCTTCTTCATTCGGACTTTGGTTTGGCGCGTATGCAGAAAGTTTAATTGACGATTTAGAATTGTTTTTAGCCGCCCATAACATCGTCAATAAAAACCCATTAGGTTCTGGAGCTGGATATGGTACTTCCTTTCCACTAAACAGAACCCTAACTACTAAACTATTAGGTTTTAAAACCCTAAATGTGAATGCTGTATATGCTCAAATGACTAGAGGAAAATCGGAGAAGGCTATTGCAATGGCTTTAGCTACTATGGCTGGAACATTGAGCAAGTTTGCTTTTGATATGTGTTTGTATTTGAATCAAAATTTTGGATTTATTTCTTTTCCCGATTCGCTAACTACTGGAAGTAGCATTATGCCTCATAAAAAAAATCCAGATGTTTTTGAAATTATGAGAGCCAAATGCAATAGAATTCAAGCGGTTCCAAACGAATTAATATTGGTTACCAATAATTTACCTTCTGGTTATCATAGAGATGTGCAATTGACTAAAGAAATTCTCTTTCCTGCGATTATCTCTTTAAAAGAATGTTTGGAAATGTTCGATTTCATGTTGGCACACATTCAAATTAAACCAGAAATTGTAAAAGACGAGAAATACAAGTACATGTTTAGTGTAGAAAATGTAAACCAACAAGTATTAGAAGGAATTGCGTTTAGAGATGCTTATAAAAACATCGGCTTAGCCATAGAAAACAATACCTTTGAACCTAATTATAACGTACAACATTCACACGAAGGAAGTATTGGTAATCTAAGAAATGATTTGATTGTTGAAAATTTTAAGGAAGTGAAGAGTAGGTTTATTTAA
- a CDS encoding M20 family metallo-hydrolase — MNTQQLSNNTVTDLYEKTLSLLKNLIATPSFSKSEDKTAIIIEDFFKSHEIPTNRSMNNIWAYNKYYDASKPTILLNSHHDTVKPNTGYTLDPFEPIEKDGKLYGLGSNDAGGPLVSLICAFLYFYEKENLNYNIIITATAEEEISGVNGVESIYKQLGKIDFAIVGEPTEMNLAIAEKGLLVLDCEASGTSSHAAHPNDDNAILNAVKDIHWFTQYKFDKVSPILGEVKMTPTIINSGSQHNVVPNSCSFTVDVRTNELYSNEEVYHLVQENVNSKVTARSLRLNSSSIPMDHPYVKAGLAIGRTYYGSPTSSDQAVIPCPSLKMGPGLSTRSHSSDEFIYLDEIKEAIQIHISILTQIL, encoded by the coding sequence ATGAATACACAACAATTATCGAATAATACTGTTACTGATTTATATGAAAAGACACTTTCGCTACTAAAAAATTTAATAGCCACGCCTTCCTTTAGCAAAAGTGAAGACAAAACAGCAATTATCATTGAAGATTTTTTTAAATCTCATGAAATTCCAACAAATAGAAGTATGAATAATATTTGGGCTTACAACAAATATTATGACGCTTCCAAACCAACAATTTTACTGAATTCCCATCACGATACCGTGAAGCCAAATACAGGTTATACATTAGATCCTTTTGAACCAATTGAAAAAGATGGGAAACTTTATGGATTAGGTAGTAATGATGCTGGTGGACCATTAGTAAGTTTAATTTGTGCTTTTTTATATTTCTACGAAAAAGAGAACTTGAATTACAACATCATCATAACTGCAACAGCCGAAGAAGAAATTTCTGGTGTAAATGGTGTAGAATCGATTTATAAACAATTAGGGAAAATTGATTTTGCAATTGTAGGTGAACCAACGGAAATGAATTTGGCTATAGCCGAAAAAGGATTGTTGGTTTTAGATTGCGAAGCTTCTGGAACTTCTTCACATGCTGCACATCCTAATGATGATAATGCCATTTTAAATGCTGTAAAAGATATCCATTGGTTTACCCAATATAAATTTGATAAAGTATCTCCAATTCTTGGGGAAGTTAAAATGACACCAACCATTATTAATAGTGGTTCCCAACATAATGTGGTTCCAAATTCGTGTTCGTTTACTGTGGATGTTCGTACAAACGAATTATATTCTAATGAAGAAGTGTATCATTTAGTTCAAGAAAACGTGAATTCAAAAGTAACGGCTCGTTCTTTACGATTGAACTCCTCTTCTATTCCAATGGATCATCCTTATGTAAAAGCAGGTCTAGCTATTGGAAGAACGTATTATGGTTCTCCAACTTCATCCGATCAAGCTGTAATTCCTTGCCCTTCTTTAAAAATGGGTCCAGGTTTATCGACTCGTTCGCATAGTAGTGATGAATTTATTTATTTAGATGAAATTAAGGAAGCCATTCAAATTCATATTTCAATTTTAACCCAAATACTTTAA
- the argB gene encoding acetylglutamate kinase, translating into MNNQKLLIIKIGGNSIDNKFELAQFLETIATINTPFILVHGGGKLATDLAEKLNIPQQLIDGRRITDAETIKIATMVYAGYINKNIVALLQKNNKNSLGLSGADANLIKTTKRIHPTIDYGFVGDLNAESVNTDFLENIINFGLTPVVNAITHDGNGLLLNTNADSIANALAVSLSSKYEVSLLYCFEKKGVLLDPSNDDSVIKTLNHQQYEQLKNDGTISKGMLPKLDNCFNALQNGVSAIGILKATNLLGFLNKTTHEYTTIIE; encoded by the coding sequence ATGAATAACCAAAAGTTATTAATTATTAAAATAGGTGGTAATAGTATCGACAATAAGTTTGAATTAGCACAATTTTTAGAGACTATTGCCACCATTAATACACCTTTTATTCTCGTTCATGGAGGAGGAAAGTTAGCCACTGATTTAGCTGAAAAACTAAACATTCCTCAGCAATTGATTGATGGCAGAAGAATTACAGATGCAGAAACCATTAAAATAGCAACTATGGTTTATGCTGGTTATATCAATAAAAACATTGTGGCATTATTACAAAAAAACAATAAAAACAGTTTGGGTTTGTCTGGTGCTGATGCTAATTTGATTAAAACAACTAAAAGAATTCATCCAACAATCGACTATGGATTTGTAGGTGATTTAAATGCTGAAAGCGTGAACACAGATTTTCTAGAAAATATAATAAATTTTGGCTTAACACCAGTTGTGAACGCAATAACGCACGATGGTAATGGTCTATTATTAAATACAAATGCCGATTCTATTGCTAATGCTTTAGCGGTTAGTTTATCTTCAAAATATGAAGTGTCTTTGCTCTATTGTTTTGAAAAAAAGGGAGTTTTATTAGACCCCAGTAATGATGATTCAGTAATTAAAACTTTGAATCATCAACAATACGAACAATTAAAAAACGATGGTACAATTTCAAAAGGAATGTTACCTAAATTAGATAATTGTTTTAATGCCTTACAAAACGGAGTTTCAGCAATAGGAATCTTAAAAGCCACTAATTTGTTAGGCTTTTTAAACAAAACAACCCATGAATACACAACAATTATCGAATAA
- a CDS encoding Rossmann-fold NAD(P)-binding domain-containing protein codes for MKRFFSVNDITDLQATIKEAIALKKAPQQNIHLGKGKTIGLVFLNSSLRTRLSTQKAAHNLGLYTILLNAAQEAWTWEYEDGAIMNGNTVEHVKDAANVLSQYCDIIGIRCFAGLTNKEDDVSEKVYKLFEKYAKVPVISLESATLHPLQSLADCITIEENLPKDKKPKVVLTWAPHIKPIPQAVGNSFAQWMNASDYEFVITHPEGYELDTEFTKEATIEYNQEKALENADFVYVKNWSSFKNYGKLVPVEEDWLLTNEKLKGSNNAKIMHCLPVRRNVEISDEVLDSENSLVYQQAYNRTFAAQIVIQKILENNE; via the coding sequence ATGAAAAGATTCTTCTCTGTTAATGACATAACAGATTTACAAGCAACTATAAAGGAGGCAATTGCTTTAAAAAAAGCACCTCAGCAAAATATTCACCTTGGTAAAGGGAAAACAATAGGTTTAGTATTTCTAAACTCGAGTTTACGTACAAGATTAAGTACTCAAAAAGCGGCTCATAACTTAGGTTTGTATACTATTTTATTAAATGCTGCTCAAGAAGCTTGGACTTGGGAATATGAAGACGGTGCAATTATGAATGGGAACACAGTTGAACACGTAAAAGATGCAGCAAACGTGTTGAGTCAGTATTGCGATATTATTGGGATTCGTTGTTTTGCGGGTTTAACTAATAAAGAAGATGATGTTTCTGAAAAAGTGTACAAATTATTTGAAAAATATGCGAAAGTTCCTGTAATATCTTTAGAATCTGCGACTTTGCATCCTTTACAAAGTTTAGCCGATTGTATTACAATTGAAGAAAATTTACCAAAAGATAAAAAGCCAAAAGTCGTTTTAACTTGGGCACCACATATAAAACCCATTCCGCAAGCTGTTGGAAATTCCTTTGCACAATGGATGAATGCAAGTGATTATGAGTTTGTAATAACACATCCAGAAGGATATGAATTAGATACCGAATTTACTAAAGAGGCAACAATTGAATATAACCAAGAAAAAGCGTTAGAAAATGCCGATTTTGTATATGTGAAAAATTGGTCTTCTTTTAAAAATTATGGAAAATTGGTTCCAGTAGAAGAAGATTGGTTATTGACCAATGAGAAATTAAAAGGAAGTAATAATGCCAAAATAATGCACTGTTTACCTGTTAGAAGAAATGTTGAAATTAGTGATGAAGTACTTGACAGCGAAAACTCATTGGTTTATCAACAAGCTTATAATAGAACTTTTGCAGCACAAATTGTAATACAAAAAATTCTAGAAAACAATGAATAA